The following proteins come from a genomic window of Tepidiforma thermophila:
- a CDS encoding ATP-binding protein: MKRLDEMLSKMRNAASSADPSATSPATADAPDPEEETACPICRGAGFVRRPYPVGHPRFGRAEPCDCVLDEAEDQRRERLTRLSNIGALARFTFATLNPRGRTGADDAFEDAVAAARAFAERPEGWLVLSGPSGTGKTHLAAALANRRIELGHPVLFMVVADLLDHLRAGYDTDDEDLSFNRVFEQVRNAPLLILDDLDGASGTPWAREKLLQVINHRFNLALPTVITTSTPPSTLDPRLATRLLDPALARLVTLGGGPAAGYFEIGGMTRERLAAFQFRTFDVRAPGLRDEERASLEAAFEAARQYAEAPQGWLVFCGTNGCGKTHLAGAIANRALERGQSVVFAVVPDLLDYLRASFAPGRELPYDELFERVRTADLLVLDDFGAQAATPWAQEKLYQVVNYRHVAGLPTVVTSDRSLEELQAVNSRIVARIADPRAGAIIVILAPHYHLGRGASGPARTPRRAR, translated from the coding sequence ATGAAACGACTGGACGAGATGCTCTCGAAGATGCGAAACGCCGCTTCCTCGGCGGACCCTTCGGCAACATCGCCCGCTACCGCTGACGCCCCCGACCCCGAAGAGGAGACCGCCTGCCCCATCTGCCGCGGCGCCGGCTTCGTCCGCCGCCCCTACCCCGTCGGCCACCCCCGCTTCGGCCGCGCCGAACCCTGCGACTGCGTCCTCGATGAAGCCGAAGACCAGCGCCGCGAACGGCTGACCCGCCTCAGCAACATCGGCGCCCTCGCCCGCTTCACCTTCGCCACCCTCAACCCCCGCGGCCGCACCGGTGCCGATGACGCCTTCGAAGACGCCGTGGCCGCCGCCCGCGCCTTCGCCGAGCGCCCCGAAGGCTGGCTCGTCCTCAGCGGCCCCTCCGGCACCGGCAAGACCCACCTCGCTGCCGCCCTCGCCAACCGCCGCATCGAACTCGGCCATCCCGTCCTCTTCATGGTCGTCGCCGACCTCCTCGACCACCTCCGCGCCGGCTACGACACCGACGACGAAGACCTCTCCTTCAACCGCGTCTTCGAACAGGTCCGCAACGCCCCGCTCCTCATCCTCGACGACCTCGATGGCGCCTCCGGCACCCCGTGGGCCCGTGAAAAGCTCCTCCAGGTCATCAATCACCGCTTCAACCTCGCCCTCCCCACGGTCATCACCACGAGCACCCCGCCATCCACCCTCGACCCCCGCCTCGCCACCCGCCTCCTCGACCCCGCCCTGGCGCGCCTTGTCACCCTCGGCGGGGGCCCCGCCGCCGGCTACTTCGAAATCGGCGGCATGACCCGCGAGCGACTCGCCGCATTCCAGTTCCGCACCTTTGATGTTCGCGCCCCCGGCCTCCGCGACGAAGAGCGCGCCTCCCTCGAAGCCGCCTTCGAAGCCGCTCGTCAGTACGCCGAGGCCCCCCAGGGCTGGCTCGTCTTCTGCGGCACGAATGGCTGCGGCAAGACCCACCTCGCCGGTGCCATCGCCAACCGCGCCCTCGAACGCGGCCAGTCGGTCGTCTTCGCCGTCGTCCCCGACCTCCTCGACTACCTCCGCGCCTCCTTCGCACCCGGCCGCGAACTCCCCTACGACGAACTGTTCGAACGCGTCCGCACCGCCGACCTCCTCGTCCTCGACGACTTCGGCGCACAGGCCGCCACCCCCTGGGCGCAGGAGAAGCTCTACCAGGTCGTCAACTACCGCCACGTCGCCGGCCTGCCAACCGTCGTCACCTCCGACCGCTCCCTCGAGGAGCTGCAGGCCGTCAATTCCCGTATCGTCGCCCGCATCGCCGACCCCCGCGCCGGCGCCATCATCGTCATCCTCGCACCCCACTACCACCTCGGGCGCGGCGCCTCCGGACCGGCCCGCACGCCCCGCCGCGCACGCTAA
- the moaD gene encoding molybdopterin converting factor subunit 1: MGSVTVLLFASLAERAGTRRLEVEVGEGEVVRDVRDRVVARYPQLAAAVPTLMYALDEEYAREDAPVRAGATLALIPPVSGG, translated from the coding sequence ATGGGTTCGGTCACGGTGCTGCTCTTCGCTTCGCTGGCGGAACGGGCCGGGACCCGGCGGCTCGAGGTCGAGGTCGGCGAGGGGGAAGTGGTGCGGGACGTGCGCGACCGGGTGGTGGCGCGGTATCCGCAGCTGGCCGCGGCCGTGCCGACGCTGATGTATGCGCTGGATGAGGAGTACGCGCGGGAGGACGCACCGGTGCGAGCCGGGGCGACGCTCGCGCTGATCCCGCCGGTTTCGGGAGGTTGA
- a CDS encoding ComF family protein translates to MRPRALLERAVDLLFPLRCAGCGAFDTALCPACEARLQPAVGPGRCGNCSAAWDGADFCPRCFGWRELAGIRSVYEHVGAARALVHRLKYQRYRALAPLMAERLARVASDLPVDGWVAVPLHRSRERDRGFNQAELLLRHAGLPPAPARLRRVRNTGTQVRRTAAARAAALAGAFAAEGPPLDGLVIGLIDDVITSGATARECARALLDHGARAVWAVSFTRASLDLAALSAPIDD, encoded by the coding sequence ATGCGCCCCCGCGCCCTGCTCGAACGCGCCGTCGACCTCCTCTTCCCGCTCCGCTGCGCCGGTTGCGGCGCCTTCGATACCGCCCTCTGCCCCGCCTGCGAAGCCCGTCTCCAGCCCGCCGTTGGCCCCGGCCGCTGCGGCAACTGCTCCGCCGCCTGGGACGGCGCCGATTTCTGCCCCCGCTGCTTCGGCTGGCGCGAACTCGCCGGCATCCGCTCCGTCTACGAACACGTCGGTGCCGCCCGCGCCCTCGTCCACCGCCTCAAGTATCAGCGGTACCGGGCGCTCGCCCCGCTCATGGCCGAGCGGCTCGCCCGGGTCGCGTCAGACCTGCCCGTCGATGGCTGGGTCGCCGTCCCCCTCCACCGCAGCCGCGAACGCGACCGCGGCTTCAACCAGGCCGAGCTCCTCCTTCGCCATGCCGGCCTCCCGCCCGCCCCCGCCCGCCTGCGCCGCGTCCGCAACACCGGCACTCAGGTGCGCCGCACGGCCGCCGCCCGCGCCGCCGCCCTGGCCGGCGCCTTTGCCGCCGAAGGTCCGCCGCTCGATGGCCTCGTCATCGGCCTCATCGATGACGTCATTACCTCCGGCGCCACCGCCCGCGAATGCGCCCGCGCCCTCCTCGACCACGGCGCCCGCGCCGTCTGGGCCGTCAGCTTCACCCGCGCCAGCCTCGACCTCGCCGCCCTGTCGGCGCCAATCGACGACTGA
- the dnaB gene encoding replicative DNA helicase produces MTLAPLERLPPHDIEAEEAVIASLMVDPDAMLAVVNILKPSDFFREKHGWIYDACLALWNRDEVINQITVAHELAVRDQLEDVGGQTFLADIIRRLPTSIGVEFYARIVKRDATYRGLIHAAAAIMQMAYEAPAEIETVFTRAESLIQRLRGGESFRDFVHIRQVLDAYLEQDPAEAERLQISAIRSGFTDLDTLLGGFKRSDLVIIGARPSVGKSSFALGIARNAAILQKANVAVFSLEMSAEQLAVRLLSAEAGVESNRLRLGQNTEFEERKVINAASRLSEANIWFDDSPFLTVAELRARARRLAGQAGGLDLIIIDYLQLMQGESTGSRENRVQEISYISRTLKSLARELDVPIIALAQLSRAIENRHPRIPMLSDLRDSGSIEQDADIVIFLSREELYVTPEQWAQQHPDLPESAYPRGVAQVIVAKNRHGPIGTIELRFRAPFARFEDWVLKTDDDLL; encoded by the coding sequence ATGACCCTCGCACCCCTCGAACGCCTCCCTCCGCATGACATCGAGGCCGAGGAGGCCGTCATCGCCTCCCTCATGGTCGACCCCGATGCCATGCTCGCCGTCGTCAACATCCTCAAGCCCTCCGACTTCTTCCGCGAAAAGCACGGCTGGATCTACGACGCCTGCCTCGCCCTCTGGAACCGCGACGAAGTCATCAACCAGATCACCGTCGCCCACGAACTCGCCGTCCGCGACCAGCTCGAAGATGTCGGCGGCCAAACCTTCCTCGCCGACATCATCCGCCGCCTGCCCACCTCCATCGGCGTCGAGTTCTACGCCCGCATCGTCAAGCGCGACGCCACCTACCGCGGTCTCATCCACGCCGCCGCCGCCATCATGCAGATGGCCTACGAGGCCCCCGCCGAAATCGAGACCGTCTTCACCCGCGCCGAATCCCTCATCCAGCGCCTCCGCGGCGGCGAATCCTTCCGCGATTTCGTCCACATCCGGCAGGTCCTCGATGCCTACCTCGAACAGGACCCCGCCGAGGCCGAGCGCCTCCAGATCTCCGCCATCCGCTCCGGCTTCACCGACCTCGATACTCTCCTCGGCGGCTTCAAGCGCTCCGACCTCGTCATCATCGGCGCCCGCCCCAGCGTCGGAAAATCCAGCTTCGCCCTCGGCATCGCCCGCAACGCCGCCATCCTCCAGAAAGCGAACGTCGCCGTCTTCTCCCTCGAAATGTCCGCCGAGCAGCTCGCCGTCCGCCTCCTCAGCGCAGAGGCCGGCGTCGAAAGCAACCGCCTCCGCCTCGGCCAGAACACCGAATTCGAAGAGCGGAAGGTCATCAACGCCGCCTCCCGCCTCTCCGAGGCCAACATCTGGTTCGATGACTCCCCCTTCCTCACCGTCGCCGAGCTCCGCGCACGCGCCCGCCGCCTCGCCGGGCAGGCCGGCGGCCTCGACCTCATCATCATCGACTACCTCCAGCTCATGCAGGGCGAATCCACCGGCTCCCGCGAAAACCGCGTGCAGGAGATCTCCTACATCTCCCGCACCCTCAAGAGCCTCGCCCGCGAACTCGATGTCCCCATCATCGCCCTCGCCCAGCTCTCCCGCGCCATCGAAAACCGCCACCCCCGCATCCCGATGCTCTCCGACCTCCGCGACTCCGGCTCCATCGAACAGGACGCCGATATCGTCATCTTCCTCAGCCGAGAGGAGCTCTACGTCACCCCCGAGCAGTGGGCCCAGCAGCACCCCGACCTCCCCGAGTCCGCTTACCCCCGCGGCGTCGCACAGGTCATCGTCGCCAAGAACCGCCACGGCCCCATCGGCACCATCGAACTCCGCTTCCGCGCACCCTTCGCACGCTTCGAAGACTGGGTCCTGAAGACCGATGACGACCTCCTCTAA
- a CDS encoding DnaD domain-containing protein encodes MTTSSNHDAFAGFPGIGKATAIPNLFFATVLPRMDAPGDLLAFLWVARLTQELKAEPRCVSADAIWAHEPARRSFERLAGGRPGLDAGLQRCLELRALLALEVRGPGGPEALYFVNTPAARRSIARALAGELELRPGAAVAPLRAREERPGIFRLYEEHIGTITPLVAEKLVEAEAAYPPDWIEDAFREAAERNIRNWRYIQRMLETWALEGRPDETTGRDALEDAKRRFLGGPFGNIARYR; translated from the coding sequence ATGACGACCTCCTCTAACCACGACGCCTTCGCCGGCTTCCCGGGCATCGGCAAGGCCACCGCCATCCCCAACCTCTTCTTCGCTACCGTCCTCCCCCGCATGGACGCCCCCGGCGACCTCCTTGCCTTCCTCTGGGTCGCACGCCTCACACAGGAGCTGAAGGCCGAGCCCCGCTGCGTCTCCGCCGACGCCATCTGGGCCCACGAGCCGGCCCGCCGCTCCTTCGAACGCCTCGCCGGCGGCCGCCCCGGCCTCGATGCCGGCCTCCAGCGCTGCCTCGAACTCCGCGCCCTCCTCGCCCTCGAAGTGCGCGGCCCCGGCGGCCCCGAAGCCCTCTACTTCGTCAACACCCCCGCTGCCCGCCGCTCGATCGCCCGCGCCCTCGCCGGCGAACTCGAACTCCGGCCCGGCGCAGCCGTCGCCCCGCTCCGCGCCCGCGAAGAGCGCCCCGGCATCTTCCGCCTCTACGAAGAGCACATCGGCACCATCACCCCCCTCGTCGCCGAAAAGCTCGTTGAGGCCGAAGCCGCCTATCCCCCAGATTGGATCGAAGACGCCTTCCGCGAAGCCGCCGAACGCAACATCCGCAACTGGCGCTACATCCAGCGCATGCTCGAGACCTGGGCTCTGGAGGGCCGCCCCGATGAAACGACTGGACGAGATGCTCTCGAAGATGCGAAACGCCGCTTCCTCGGCGGACCCTTCGGCAACATCGCCCGCTACCGCTGA
- a CDS encoding molybdenum cofactor biosynthesis protein MoaE, with translation MLIRVTEEPLSADEAARAVASPAAGAINVFLGVVRNTNLGRAVSHLVYDAYPTMAEKEMRAIAEEAKARFGLEDCAILHRTGRLEIGETSLVVAVSCGHRRESYEAGLWIVNEVKKRVPVWKKEVWEDGEEWIEGPESLGMQQAPASMRP, from the coding sequence ATGCTGATCCGGGTGACGGAGGAGCCGCTTTCGGCGGACGAGGCGGCGCGGGCAGTGGCCTCGCCGGCGGCCGGGGCGATCAACGTCTTCCTCGGGGTGGTGCGGAACACCAACCTGGGGCGCGCGGTCTCGCACCTGGTGTACGACGCCTACCCGACGATGGCGGAGAAGGAGATGCGGGCGATTGCGGAGGAAGCGAAGGCGCGGTTCGGGCTCGAGGACTGCGCGATCCTGCACCGGACCGGGAGGCTGGAGATCGGCGAGACGAGCCTGGTGGTGGCGGTGAGCTGCGGCCACCGGCGGGAGTCGTACGAGGCGGGGCTGTGGATTGTGAACGAGGTGAAGAAGCGGGTGCCGGTGTGGAAGAAGGAAGTCTGGGAGGACGGGGAGGAATGGATCGAGGGGCCGGAATCGCTCGGGATGCAGCAGGCGCCGGCGAGCATGCGCCCATGA
- a CDS encoding NUDIX hydrolase has product MTSHPHAFSRYCMHCGQRLTTAIPEGDTKRRMVCLDCGFVHYLNPRPVAGIIPVREDGRLLLVRRTVEPRSGTWVFPGGYMDLGETAEEAAMRETLEEAHLEVADLRLVGVFTRTGPGIVVIVYEGRALGEGAPGHETSEVRWFAPEAIPWDELAFDSTEAALRAWARQRGLDIPEIRAG; this is encoded by the coding sequence ATGACCAGCCACCCGCACGCGTTCAGCCGGTACTGCATGCACTGCGGGCAGCGGCTGACGACGGCGATCCCGGAGGGGGACACCAAGCGGCGGATGGTCTGCCTCGATTGCGGGTTTGTGCACTACCTGAACCCGCGGCCGGTGGCGGGCATCATCCCGGTGCGGGAGGACGGCCGGCTGCTGCTGGTGCGGCGGACGGTCGAGCCGCGGAGCGGGACCTGGGTGTTCCCCGGCGGGTACATGGACCTCGGGGAGACGGCCGAGGAGGCGGCGATGCGGGAGACGCTGGAGGAGGCGCACCTGGAGGTGGCGGACCTGCGGCTGGTGGGGGTGTTCACGCGGACCGGGCCGGGGATTGTGGTGATTGTGTACGAGGGGCGGGCGCTGGGCGAGGGGGCGCCGGGGCACGAGACGAGCGAGGTCCGGTGGTTCGCGCCGGAGGCGATCCCGTGGGACGAGCTGGCGTTCGACAGCACGGAGGCGGCGCTGCGGGCGTGGGCGCGGCAGCGCGGGCTGGACATCCCGGAGATCAGGGCAGGGTGA